The following are encoded together in the Triticum dicoccoides isolate Atlit2015 ecotype Zavitan chromosome 6B, WEW_v2.0, whole genome shotgun sequence genome:
- the LOC119325578 gene encoding wall-associated receptor kinase 1-like, producing MPIPSQLLPFLLAAAVVAAEAHLILPAFAEHQGREEQEQQQAVVERPGCQDMCGNISIPFPFGMGKPRCFLPGFKVTCDTSSSNRPRLFLAYNISGPFQRTSALNHTSTKGGTGSGGNTNAVELMDISVADNEARVYIGVSSDCSTNGSRHFLAKFQDIVLGDDGPFLLSATHNVLIGVGSNVESMMVTSFGERGKETKAYMPSCLSNLMRRLQYATDGTCSGLGCCLAALPPNAPPLTNFGVGFMPRPNYLWKTNPCFYGMLAEKSRYNFSTHDLNGIEVLYPEGVPVVLDFAIRNLGWCPPEGQQQPPGYACVSSNSTCVNTTRGNDYVCKCLEHYHGNPYITDGCHDINECKLPDLYPCSVDGVCGNRLEGYDCPCKAGMKGDGKTGHCVENFPLAAKVVVGLAACIVALVLMVMAHQLLTLKRFHEQNGGPVLKGVKNIKIYRRKEMKQITNNYSCVIGEGNFGKVYMGTLEDKQQVAIKRSIKVDKNMKAEFTGEVIVQSEMRHKNIARLLGCCLELDVPMLVYEYVSRGSLYDALFGLRRVHIISVDMRLQIAAGSAEGLTYMHSAGECTIRHGDVKSANILLDENFFPKVSDFGTSRLLAGGKTEKTERVIGDMSYIDPIYMGQGIVTQKSDVYSFGVVLIELITRRPATYSNKRNYVTSFVEAYQDKRARNLIDNDIISEVDIKLLEMVSGVAVECVKFNPEERLDMKQVEHRLLEIIGQGVQDGQGRNYQADLSPAPDDVALLKSWGE from the exons ATGCCAATACCCTCCCAGCTGCTGCCGTTCCTCCTTGCAgcagcggtggtggcggcggaggcTCACCTGATCTTGCCTGCGTTTGCTGAACACCAAGGACGTGAAGAGCAGGAGCAGCAGCAGGCGGTGGTGGAACGTCCGGGCTGCCAGGACATGTGCGGCAACATCAGCATTCCCTTCCCCTTCGGCATGGGGAAGCCCAGGTGCTTCCTTCCTGGCTTCAAGGTCACATGCGACACCTCCTCGTCGAATCGCCCCCGCCTGTTCCTTGCGTACAACATCAGCGGGCCATTCCAGCGGACGAGCGCCCTGAACCACACGTCCACCAAGGGTGGCACTGGTTCCGGCGGGAACACCAACGCTGTGGAGCTCATGGACATATCAGTTGCTGACAACGAGGCCCGAGTATACATCGGGGTCAGCTCCGACTGCAGCACAAATGGTAGTAGGCATTTCCTCGCGAAGTTTCAAGACATAGTCTTGGGCGACGATGGCCCGTTCCTCCTGTCAGCGACGCACAATGTTCTCATCGGTGTCGGCTCCAACGTCGAATCCATGATGGTGACCTCAtttggggagagggggaaggagacgAAGGCCTACATGCCTTCCTGTCTTTCCAACCTCATGCGGCGACTCCAGTACGCGACAGACGGTACGTGCTCCGGCTTGGGATGTTGTCTGGCTGCCTTGCCCCCGAATGCGCCCCCACTGACCAATTTTGGAGTCGGGTTCATGCCCCGGCCCAACTATCTGTGGAAAACCAATCCATGCTTCTACGGCATGTTGGCGGAGAAATCTCGGTACAACTTCTCTACGCATGACTTGAACGGCATTGAGGTGCTATACCCGGAGGGCGTACCTGTTGTGCTGGATTTCGCCATCAGGAATCTTGGTTGGTGTCCACCGGAAGGACAGCAGCAACCTCCGGGCTACGCGTGTGTCAGCAGCAACAGCACTTGTGTCAACACCACCAGAGGCAATGACTATGTCTGCAAGTGCTTGGAGCATTACCACGGCAACCCCTACATCACTGATGGATGCCATG ACATCAATGAGTGCAAACTCCCTGATTTGTATCCTTGCTCGGTTGATGGGGTCTGTGGCAACAGGTTGGAAGGCTATGACTGTCCATGCAAAGCAGGAATGAAAGGCGATGGCAAAACCGGACACTGTGTAGAAAATTTCCCCCTAGCAGCAAAGGTGGTTGTAG GCCTTGCTGCTTGTATTGTTGCACTTGTCCTCATGGTTATGGCCCATCAACTCCTAACACTCAAGAGGTTCCATGAACAAAATGGTGGACCAGTACTAAAAGGTGTAAAGAATATAAAGATATATAGAAGGAAAGAAATGAAACAAATTACAAATAACTACAGTTGTGTCATTGGAGAAGGAAACTTCGGGAAGGTTTATATGGGGACTCTAGAAGATAAACAACAAGTGGCTATAAAGAGGTCCATCAAAGTTGACAAGAATATGAAGGCGGAATTCACTGGGGAGGTTATAGTACAATCTGAGATGAGACACAAGAACATTGCAAGGCTCCTAGGTTGTTGCTTAGAGCTGGATGTTCCAATGTTGGTATACGAATATGTATCAAGAGGGAGTTTGTATGATGCTCTATTTGGATTGAGGCGTGTACATATCATATCGGTAGATATGCGCCTACAAATTGCTGCTGGGTCAGCTGAAGGCCTAACATACATGCATTCAGCAGGGGAGTGTACAATCCGTCACGGTGATGTTAAATCTGCCAATATTCTTCTTGATGAAAATTTCTTCCCTAAAGTTTCAGACTTTGGTACCTCGAGGTTGCTCGCAGGAGGAAAGACTGAGAAGACTGAACGTGTCATTGGGGACATGAGTTACATAGATCCAATATATATGGGCCAGGGGATTGTTACACAGAAGAGTGATGTCTACAGCTTTGGGGTTGTTCTCATAGAGCTTATCACGAGGAGGCCCGCAACATACTCTAACAAGAGGAACTATGTTACAAGCTTTGTCGAAGCGTATCAAGATAAAAGAGCAAGAAACTTGATTGACAATGATATCATAAGCGAGGTGGATATTAAACTCTTGGAAATGGTCAGTGGAGTTGCCGTGGAGTGTGTAAAATTTAATCCCGAAGAACGCCTAGATATGAAACAAGTAGAGCACCGTCTCCTCGAAATTATTGGTCAAGGCGTGCAGGATGGACAAGGGAGAAACTACCAGGCAGATCTCAGTCCTGCGCCAGATGATGTTGCCTTGCTTAAGTCTTGGGGAGAATGA